The Solibacillus sp. FSL W7-1464 genome contains a region encoding:
- a CDS encoding DUF4181 domain-containing protein, translating into MEHFLTNLILILAIFGLVLFFVNKFLRKWLNVEKKELFSNHFVNEKHKKMDWTVRITFIVVMLVGFFFNVSEDPSKHIWLLQPHVLMLGLIIVTELVRIIMEKRYAANKNDYIFTAVQLVVISTFLIAMFSTDFFGLLAW; encoded by the coding sequence ATGGAACATTTTTTGACAAATTTAATTTTAATCTTAGCAATTTTTGGCCTTGTACTATTTTTTGTGAATAAGTTTTTAAGAAAATGGCTAAACGTGGAAAAGAAAGAACTCTTCTCGAATCATTTTGTAAATGAGAAACATAAAAAAATGGATTGGACTGTTAGAATTACTTTTATAGTCGTTATGCTAGTTGGTTTTTTCTTTAACGTCAGCGAAGATCCTTCAAAGCACATTTGGTTGCTGCAACCTCATGTTCTTATGTTGGGCTTAATTATTGTAACTGAACTAGTTCGAATCATTATGGAAAAGAGATATGCTGCAAACAAGAATGATTATATTTTCACCGCTGTTCAATTAGTAGTTATCTCGACGTTCTTAATCGCAATGTTTTCGACAGATTTTTTTGGCTTGCTGGCATGGTAG
- a CDS encoding polysaccharide deacetylase family protein has translation MKKKKLIMAVILIVLILAGLFQVTKLRTFQLFGGLTYQAETEEKVIALTFDDGPTKNVDQLLPLLDKYNAKATFFLIGNEIEKHPEEAKKIIEAGHQIGNHTYSHKRMVLKSPSFIREEIEKTDELIRNIGYEGEIDFRPPYGKKFVGLPYYLNKHNKETIMWSLDPETYYTSVDEKINYVLENIQPGSIILLHPMYDQTGGTSQVVETILKELTNEGYRFVTVDELQSL, from the coding sequence ATGAAAAAGAAGAAGTTAATAATGGCGGTTATTTTAATCGTTCTTATACTTGCAGGGCTGTTCCAAGTTACGAAACTGAGAACATTTCAATTATTTGGAGGGTTGACCTACCAGGCGGAAACAGAGGAGAAGGTTATCGCTTTAACCTTTGATGACGGTCCGACAAAGAATGTCGATCAGCTTTTGCCTTTGCTGGATAAATACAACGCGAAAGCTACATTTTTCCTGATCGGAAATGAAATTGAAAAGCATCCTGAAGAAGCAAAAAAAATAATTGAAGCAGGGCATCAAATTGGAAATCACACATATTCCCATAAACGAATGGTTTTAAAATCGCCTTCTTTTATTAGAGAGGAAATAGAAAAAACGGATGAGTTGATCAGAAATATAGGGTATGAAGGGGAAATTGACTTTCGCCCGCCTTACGGGAAGAAATTCGTTGGCCTGCCGTATTATTTAAACAAACATAATAAGGAAACGATTATGTGGTCGTTGGATCCGGAAACGTATTATACGAGTGTGGATGAAAAAATCAATTATGTATTGGAAAATATTCAGCCGGGATCGATTATTTTGCTGCATCCCATGTATGATCAAACCGGCGGGACATCGCAAGTGGTTGAAACGATTTTAAAAGAACTTACGAATGAAGGTTATCGATTTGTAACAGTGGATGAACTTCAGTCATTGTGA
- a CDS encoding GNAT family N-acetyltransferase — MSILETERLLLRPLTVDDSDRIEELAGEYDVAKSTLNIPHPYPKGSACQFIESIQSAEQNNKIVMFAVVHKESQLLIGLINLNLSIPYVRGELAYWIGKEYWGNGYGTEAAKAVLKYGFSQLKLNKIFAASFTSNPGSWKVMEKIGLKYEGTLKQHVSRFGIFYDLAYYGLLKDEFKNNAQL, encoded by the coding sequence ATGAGCATATTAGAAACCGAAAGATTACTATTAAGACCATTAACAGTAGATGATTCAGACAGAATTGAAGAATTGGCCGGAGAATATGATGTAGCAAAGTCTACACTAAACATACCACATCCATACCCGAAAGGCTCTGCCTGTCAGTTTATAGAAAGCATCCAATCTGCAGAACAAAATAATAAAATTGTAATGTTTGCGGTTGTTCATAAAGAATCGCAACTGTTAATTGGCCTGATAAATTTAAATTTATCCATTCCGTATGTAAGAGGAGAATTAGCATATTGGATTGGTAAAGAGTATTGGGGAAATGGCTATGGTACAGAGGCTGCTAAAGCAGTGTTGAAATATGGTTTTAGCCAACTTAAATTAAATAAAATATTTGCTGCTTCTTTTACATCGAACCCTGGTTCATGGAAGGTAATGGAGAAAATCGGTTTGAAATATGAAGGCACATTAAAGCAACATGTATCACGCTTTGGTATATTTTATGACCTGGCATACTATGGGTTGTTAAAAGATGAATTCAAAAACAATGCACAGTTGTGA
- a CDS encoding LCP family protein: protein MEDNRFRGKFNDISDQELNFTKEDRNEVFEKIHSIQKSKIPKKSLIVSSKMIPVTTALLIVGLCLFLFLPSMLPGTINKEISSISVNKETNPAVAGTTGTEEAKVLTTLITVKSEKMDDRIYLNLLLSYSTDKKMVKVVSIPYDTYVPVAEQDEGTTLNDKLLFAYQHGGAKNVRTIVSSLFDLPIDHHAVIELRSFSSFIDSIGGVEYRLQDDMTVRGITQRTMEFNKGANHLNGEGVVALMMAATEPNSLDEGNLLKLMEAVIDKAENETSSNKLKESFAKSLSDIQLLDKDIKAFKQISLSGGMIDDAITISNTEGKHIYRFDEEFLNTVSKELTTFK from the coding sequence ATGGAAGATAATCGATTCAGAGGAAAATTTAATGATATTTCAGATCAGGAATTGAATTTTACGAAAGAGGACCGTAATGAAGTATTCGAAAAAATCCATAGCATACAGAAAAGTAAAATCCCAAAAAAATCTTTGATTGTATCAAGCAAAATGATCCCAGTTACAACGGCTTTATTAATTGTTGGTCTCTGTTTATTTTTATTCCTTCCGTCAATGCTTCCTGGAACTATAAATAAAGAAATAAGCAGCATTAGTGTAAATAAAGAAACGAATCCAGCTGTTGCAGGCACTACAGGAACAGAAGAGGCAAAAGTGTTAACAACTTTAATAACGGTTAAGTCTGAAAAAATGGATGATCGAATATACCTCAACCTTTTACTTTCATACAGTACAGACAAAAAAATGGTGAAAGTAGTATCGATTCCTTATGATACATATGTACCTGTCGCAGAACAAGATGAAGGGACTACTTTAAACGACAAATTGTTATTTGCGTATCAGCATGGGGGCGCTAAAAATGTGAGGACCATTGTCTCCAGTCTTTTTGATCTACCGATTGATCATCATGCAGTGATTGAACTGAGGAGTTTTTCTTCGTTCATTGATTCTATTGGTGGGGTAGAGTACCGTTTGCAGGATGATATGACAGTAAGAGGGATAACTCAAAGGACAATGGAATTTAATAAAGGCGCCAATCATTTAAATGGAGAAGGGGTCGTAGCATTAATGATGGCTGCTACAGAGCCGAACAGCCTTGATGAAGGGAACCTTTTAAAATTGATGGAAGCAGTAATAGATAAAGCGGAAAATGAAACTTCATCCAATAAGTTAAAAGAATCATTTGCAAAATCATTAAGCGATATACAGTTGTTAGATAAGGATATAAAAGCTTTCAAACAAATATCTTTAAGCGGCGGAATGATCGATGATGCAATCACAATTAGTAATACAGAAGGCAAACACATTTACAGGTTTGATGAGGAGTTTCTAAATACCGTCTCAAAAGAGTTAACTACCTTTAAATAA
- a CDS encoding sigma-70 family RNA polymerase sigma factor → MDNEEKEYLLEKIMIDYGNELVRLAFSYVRDKEIAKDLVQNTFIKCYNNLDSYRFEAQIKTWLYRITINECKDYLKSWHYKMVQVKSFINVTTNAVRPSIEKTVIDKYQDEELKDIILSLPKIYREVVYLYYYNSLNTEEIAGVLDISANTVKTRLRRAKQRLEPMIKEAELNGR, encoded by the coding sequence TTGGACAATGAAGAGAAGGAGTATTTACTGGAAAAAATCATGATTGACTACGGAAATGAACTGGTACGGCTTGCATTTTCCTATGTGAGGGATAAAGAAATTGCGAAGGACCTTGTTCAAAATACGTTTATTAAATGCTATAACAACCTGGATTCCTATCGATTTGAAGCGCAAATTAAAACATGGCTTTATCGTATCACGATCAATGAATGCAAAGATTATTTGAAAAGTTGGCACTATAAAATGGTACAGGTTAAAAGTTTTATAAATGTAACAACCAACGCTGTACGACCGTCAATCGAAAAAACCGTAATTGATAAATATCAAGATGAAGAATTAAAAGATATCATACTATCTCTTCCGAAAATCTACCGGGAAGTTGTTTATCTATACTACTATAATTCATTAAACACAGAAGAAATTGCCGGTGTTTTGGATATCTCTGCGAATACTGTGAAAACTCGATTAAGAAGAGCGAAACAACGGTTGGAGCCGATGATAAAGGAGGCGGAACTTAATGGAAGATAA
- a CDS encoding AAA family ATPase, with protein MNKKTANKVYIISGPAGVGKSTTSKELAKKFMNSAYISGDDVSHMHMNGRKKPWESADEAALIWDNILSLIKNFIKYGNDVIVDYVTFPKKAEWISKNLKSLNVEVIYVVLWTDKETLLARDNMRMPSARMGERCTILVDEFLESGLNEKYIFDTTNTSSDDMSYVVHEIVSNPKYKLN; from the coding sequence ATGAATAAAAAAACGGCAAATAAAGTGTACATTATTTCAGGTCCGGCTGGTGTAGGGAAGTCAACAACTTCAAAAGAACTGGCAAAAAAATTTATGAACAGTGCCTATATTTCTGGTGATGATGTTAGCCATATGCACATGAACGGAAGAAAAAAGCCGTGGGAAAGCGCAGACGAAGCAGCTTTGATTTGGGATAACATATTAAGTCTCATAAAGAACTTTATTAAGTATGGCAATGACGTCATCGTTGATTATGTAACTTTTCCTAAAAAAGCAGAGTGGATTAGCAAAAATCTTAAAAGTCTAAATGTGGAAGTGATTTATGTCGTCTTATGGACTGATAAGGAGACTTTGTTGGCCAGGGACAATATGAGAATGCCAAGCGCTAGAATGGGTGAACGATGTACGATTTTAGTAGATGAGTTCCTAGAATCAGGATTAAATGAAAAATACATATTTGATACAACGAATACTTCCTCAGACGATATGTCATACGTGGTCCATGAAATAGTAAGCAATCCAAAATATAAATTAAATTAG
- a CDS encoding YesK family protein translates to MDALMLEGWTPLLLLGILFAFMMFFIGRKVSKKIVLLTSAIMSLLCFGLILFSMFVVGGWEGMGLGFFAITVFIGVWIGTVFGMIFQNTK, encoded by the coding sequence GTGGATGCTTTGATGTTGGAAGGATGGACGCCTTTATTATTGTTAGGAATTTTATTTGCATTTATGATGTTTTTTATTGGCCGGAAAGTTTCAAAAAAAATAGTACTTTTAACTTCTGCTATAATGAGCCTGCTTTGCTTCGGGTTAATACTTTTCAGCATGTTTGTAGTTGGTGGTTGGGAAGGTATGGGTCTGGGCTTCTTTGCGATTACTGTTTTCATAGGCGTTTGGATAGGTACTGTTTTTGGGATGATTTTTCAAAACACGAAGTAA
- a CDS encoding phosphate starvation-inducible protein PhoH, producing MDALSILAIVLIVTGMVVCAIKMRSLKDKIHDQTATPKIIRWIWGTTVWGVLSIFIVVWWLMPRLL from the coding sequence ATGGATGCATTATCAATCCTGGCTATTGTACTCATCGTCACCGGAATGGTTGTATGTGCTATCAAAATGAGAAGCTTGAAAGATAAAATTCATGATCAAACAGCTACACCGAAAATCATCAGGTGGATCTGGGGAACAACAGTGTGGGGAGTCTTGAGCATTTTTATTGTAGTATGGTGGCTAATGCCTCGATTGCTGTAA